A stretch of the Sphingomonas sp. CL5.1 genome encodes the following:
- a CDS encoding RNB domain-containing ribonuclease — protein sequence MKTLLDPDRALTEGLAAIRTQYNVPTDFPPQVLAAADEAAKRAPTAHVDRTAIPFVTLDPASSTDLDQAFAIEPAGSDLLLRYAIADVAWFVDEGGALDAEAWKRGESLYLPDGKAPLYPPVLGEGAASLLPTGDRPAVIFAVRVAPDGAARLDGVERAVIRSRAKLAYETVTPADLPPDFAELANRIGAAEDRRGAARVDPPEQELARNGDGRLQLRFAPREESEDQNAAMSLATNLAVADALLAHHTGLFRVMPGPDDRAVARLRNAARALGIDWPAAMSLADFQRGLDGHDARQAAMMVAIRRAGEGASYAPYQPDVVPWHAAVAATYAHATAPLRRLADRYVVQAALAVANGLPVPDFVSAAFGRLPPVMAHSGSIAGSIDRAVIDMAEAVMLHGLEGQTFEAVILDRDERGARIQLCDRPVVARVQTDAGEPGDTIPVRLDEADPVRRALRFSRAG from the coding sequence ATGAAAACCCTGCTCGACCCGGATCGCGCGCTGACCGAGGGCCTCGCCGCGATCCGCACGCAATATAATGTCCCCACCGATTTCCCGCCGCAGGTGCTGGCCGCCGCCGACGAGGCGGCGAAACGCGCGCCGACCGCGCATGTCGATCGCACCGCGATCCCGTTCGTCACGCTCGATCCGGCAAGCTCGACCGATCTCGATCAGGCCTTCGCGATCGAGCCGGCGGGGAGCGACCTGCTGCTGCGCTATGCGATCGCGGATGTCGCGTGGTTCGTGGACGAGGGCGGCGCGCTGGACGCGGAGGCGTGGAAGCGCGGCGAATCGCTCTACCTGCCGGATGGCAAGGCGCCGCTCTATCCGCCGGTGCTCGGCGAGGGCGCGGCGAGCCTGCTGCCGACCGGGGATCGCCCGGCGGTGATCTTCGCGGTGCGGGTCGCGCCGGACGGGGCGGCGCGGCTCGACGGCGTGGAACGCGCGGTGATCCGCAGCCGCGCCAAGCTCGCCTATGAGACGGTGACGCCCGCCGATCTGCCGCCGGATTTCGCCGAACTGGCCAACCGGATCGGCGCGGCGGAGGACCGGCGCGGGGCCGCGCGGGTCGATCCGCCGGAGCAGGAGCTGGCGCGCAACGGCGACGGGCGGCTTCAGCTCCGCTTCGCGCCGCGCGAGGAATCGGAGGACCAGAACGCGGCGATGTCGCTCGCGACCAATCTGGCGGTGGCTGACGCGCTCCTCGCGCATCACACCGGGCTGTTCCGCGTCATGCCGGGGCCGGACGACCGCGCCGTCGCGCGGCTGCGCAACGCGGCGCGGGCGCTGGGGATCGACTGGCCGGCGGCGATGTCACTCGCGGACTTCCAGCGCGGGCTGGACGGGCATGACGCGCGGCAGGCGGCGATGATGGTCGCGATCCGGCGCGCGGGCGAGGGGGCGAGCTATGCGCCGTACCAGCCCGACGTGGTGCCGTGGCACGCGGCGGTCGCGGCGACCTATGCCCATGCCACCGCCCCGCTGCGCCGGCTCGCGGATCGCTACGTCGTGCAGGCGGCGCTCGCGGTGGCGAACGGCTTGCCGGTGCCCGATTTCGTCTCCGCCGCGTTCGGCAGGCTCCCGCCGGTGATGGCGCATTCCGGCTCGATCGCCGGCTCGATCGACCGCGCGGTGATCGACATGGCCGAGGCGGTGATGCTCCACGGGCTGGAGGGGCAGACATTCGAGGCGGTGATCCTCGACCGCGACGAGCGCGGCGCGCGCATCCAGCTATGCGACCGGCCGGTGGTGGCGCGGGTGCAGACCGACGCGGGCGAGCCGGGCGATACGATCCCGGTGCGGCTCGACGAGGCCGATCCGGTGCGGCGCGCGCTGCGTTTCTCGCGCGCCGGCTGA
- the lexA gene encoding transcriptional repressor LexA: MLTKKQHELICFIHDRLAETGVSPSFEEMKDALELKSKSGVHRLISALEERGFLRRLPNRARALEVVKMPERSEQRRAPASVSQPPRRAVPEPANDVVEIPLHGRIAAGVPIEAFEGSTSLPVPAALLGSGEHFALEVAGDSMVEAGILDGDYALIRRTETARDGEIVVALIDDSEATLKYFRREGAMIRLDPANRSYDPQRYAPAQVRVQGKLAGLLRRYD; the protein is encoded by the coding sequence ATGCTTACGAAGAAACAGCATGAGCTGATCTGTTTCATTCACGATCGTCTCGCCGAAACCGGCGTCTCGCCGTCGTTCGAGGAGATGAAGGACGCGCTGGAGCTGAAGTCCAAATCGGGCGTGCATCGCCTGATCAGCGCGCTGGAGGAACGCGGCTTCCTGCGTCGCCTGCCCAATCGAGCCCGCGCGCTGGAAGTGGTGAAGATGCCGGAACGCTCCGAGCAGCGCCGCGCGCCCGCCAGCGTCTCCCAGCCACCGCGGCGCGCGGTGCCGGAGCCGGCGAACGACGTGGTGGAGATCCCGCTCCACGGCCGCATCGCCGCCGGCGTGCCGATCGAGGCGTTCGAGGGATCGACCTCGCTCCCGGTGCCGGCCGCGTTGCTCGGCAGCGGGGAGCATTTCGCGCTGGAGGTGGCGGGCGATTCGATGGTCGAAGCCGGCATCCTCGACGGCGATTATGCGCTGATCCGCCGCACCGAAACGGCGCGCGACGGCGAGATCGTCGTCGCGCTGATCGACGACAGCGAGGCGACGCTCAAATATTTCCGGCGCGAGGGCGCGATGATCCGGCTCGATCCGGCGAACCGCAGCTACGACCCGCAGCGCTACGCCCCCGCGCAGGTGCGGGTGCAGGGCAAGCTGGCCGGCCTGCTGCGCCGCTACGACTGA
- a CDS encoding alpha-ketoacid dehydrogenase subunit beta, with protein sequence MNMIQAINSALDVMMARDDAIVVMGEDVGYFGGVFRATAGLQARYGKTRVFDTPITECGIIGVAVGMGAYGLRPVPEIQFADYIYPALDQLVSEAARLRYRSDGEFIAPLTVRSPFGGGIFGGQTHSQSPEGIFTHVSGLKTVIPSTPYDAKGLLIAAIEDNDPVIFFEPKRIYNGPFNGHWDRPAENWSKHPAGEVPTGYYRIPLGKANVVREGEAVTILAYGTMVHVCLNVVAEAGVDAEVIDLRTLVPLDIGTIEESVRKTGRCMIVHEATRTSGFGAELSALVQERCFYHLEAPIERVTGFDTPYPHSLEWAYFPGPVRIGQALKKILKD encoded by the coding sequence ATGAACATGATCCAGGCGATCAACTCCGCGCTGGACGTGATGATGGCGCGCGACGACGCGATCGTCGTGATGGGCGAGGACGTGGGCTATTTCGGCGGCGTGTTCCGCGCCACCGCCGGGCTTCAGGCCAGATACGGCAAGACCCGCGTGTTCGACACGCCGATCACCGAATGCGGGATCATCGGCGTCGCGGTGGGGATGGGGGCCTATGGCCTGCGTCCGGTGCCGGAGATTCAGTTCGCGGATTATATCTATCCCGCGCTCGACCAGCTCGTCAGCGAGGCGGCGCGGCTGCGCTACCGCTCCGATGGCGAATTCATCGCGCCGCTCACGGTGCGCTCGCCGTTCGGCGGCGGCATCTTCGGCGGGCAGACGCATTCGCAATCGCCGGAGGGCATCTTCACCCACGTTTCGGGACTCAAGACGGTGATTCCCTCGACGCCCTACGACGCCAAGGGCCTGCTGATCGCTGCGATCGAGGACAATGATCCGGTCATCTTCTTCGAGCCGAAGCGCATCTACAACGGCCCGTTCAACGGCCATTGGGACCGGCCGGCGGAGAATTGGTCGAAGCATCCGGCCGGCGAGGTGCCGACGGGCTATTACCGCATCCCGCTGGGCAAGGCGAACGTGGTGCGCGAGGGCGAGGCGGTGACGATCCTCGCTTACGGCACGATGGTCCACGTCTGCCTGAACGTGGTGGCGGAGGCGGGGGTCGATGCGGAGGTGATCGACCTGCGCACGCTCGTCCCGCTCGATATCGGGACGATCGAGGAATCGGTGCGCAAGACCGGCCGCTGCATGATCGTCCATGAGGCGACGCGCACCTCCGGCTTCGGGGCGGAACTGTCCGCGCTGGTGCAGGAACGCTGCTTCTACCATCTGGAAGCGCCGATCGAACGTGTCACCGGGTTCGACACGCCCTATCCGCACAGCCTCGAATGGGCCTATTTCCCGGGGCCGGTGCGGATCGGTCAGGCGCTCAAGAAGATTCTGAAGGATTGA
- a CDS encoding thiamine pyrophosphate-dependent enzyme has protein sequence MSGDPDRSNLKPLSLHVPEPRFRPGDEVDFSVVEVPAAGSAPRPDTHDEAASFSGLAYSLVRVLDDDGQAVGPWNPRLSPDRLRRMLRHMALVRAFDERMFRAQRQGKTSFYMKSLGEEAVSVAAAHALHYDDMCFPSYRQQGLLIARDWSLVDMMNQIYSNRADRLQGKQLPIMYSVREAGFFSISGNLTTQYPQAVGWAMASASKGDTRIAATWCGEGSTAEGDFHSALTFATVYRAPVVFNVVNNQWAISSFSGFAGAEATTFAARAIGYGIAGLRVDGNDALAVYAATAWAAERARTNAGPTLIEHFTYRAEGHSTSDDPSAYRSAGEPNAWPLGDPIRRLKDHLIAIGEWDEDRQVAMDREVAEEVKAAQKEAEKNGILGHGLLQPLDSLFEGVFEEMPWHLREQRQQMLAEEEASGRPWARKG, from the coding sequence ATGTCCGGCGATCCCGATCGCAGCAATCTGAAGCCATTGTCGCTCCACGTGCCGGAGCCGCGTTTCCGCCCCGGCGACGAGGTGGATTTCTCCGTGGTCGAGGTGCCGGCGGCCGGCTCCGCGCCGCGACCCGATACGCATGACGAGGCCGCGTCGTTCAGCGGCCTCGCTTACTCGCTGGTGCGCGTGCTGGACGATGACGGGCAGGCGGTCGGCCCGTGGAACCCGCGCCTTTCGCCCGACAGGCTGCGCCGAATGCTGCGCCACATGGCGCTGGTCCGCGCCTTCGACGAGCGCATGTTCCGCGCGCAACGGCAGGGCAAGACCAGCTTCTACATGAAATCGCTCGGCGAGGAGGCGGTGTCGGTCGCGGCGGCCCATGCGCTGCATTATGACGACATGTGCTTCCCCTCCTATCGCCAGCAGGGCTTGCTGATCGCGCGCGACTGGTCGCTGGTCGACATGATGAACCAGATCTATTCGAACCGCGCGGACCGGCTTCAGGGCAAGCAGCTGCCGATCATGTATTCGGTGCGCGAGGCGGGCTTCTTCTCGATCTCCGGCAACCTCACGACGCAATATCCGCAGGCGGTGGGCTGGGCGATGGCTTCCGCCTCCAAGGGCGACACGCGCATCGCGGCGACATGGTGCGGCGAGGGATCGACGGCGGAGGGCGATTTCCACTCCGCGCTGACCTTCGCCACCGTCTATCGCGCGCCGGTGGTCTTCAACGTGGTCAACAACCAATGGGCGATCTCCAGCTTCTCCGGCTTCGCGGGCGCGGAGGCGACTACCTTCGCGGCGCGGGCGATCGGTTACGGCATTGCCGGCCTGCGCGTCGACGGCAATGACGCGCTCGCCGTCTATGCCGCGACCGCCTGGGCCGCCGAGCGCGCGCGCACCAACGCCGGGCCGACGCTGATCGAGCATTTCACCTATCGCGCCGAGGGGCATTCCACTTCCGACGATCCCAGCGCCTATCGCTCCGCCGGCGAGCCGAACGCCTGGCCGCTGGGTGATCCGATCCGGCGGCTCAAGGACCATCTCATCGCGATCGGCGAATGGGACGAAGACCGGCAGGTGGCGATGGATCGCGAGGTCGCGGAGGAGGTGAAGGCCGCGCAGAAGGAGGCCGAGAAGAACGGCATCCTCGGCCACGGCCTGCTCCAGCCGCTCGACAGCCTGTTCGAGGGCGTGTTCGAGGAGATGCCCTGGCATCTTCGCGAGCAGCGGCAGCAGATGCTGGCCGAGGAGGAAGCCTCCGGCCGTCCGTGGGCGCGCAAGGGATGA
- a CDS encoding molybdopterin molybdotransferase MoeA — protein sequence MANLPLLPVAGAQARLLSLAPTLAAERLPLVEAAGRYLRAPAIARRTQPAADLSAMDGYAIRFADMPGPWRVIGESAAGHGFGGVVGAGEAVRIFTGAPLPPGADTVLVQEEAARDGDMLRLAGEGPACRTRNVRARGLDFHEGDMLGTAGDLLTPARLALAATGAVREVEVGRPVRVALAATGDELVEPGGDAPGLPESNRLMLRAMLRDLSVEFVDLGILPDRLDALARAFADVAADVLVTTGGASVGDHDLVRPALEAAGATIDFWRIALRPGKPMMAGRRGDCVVVGLPGNPVSAFVTGLLFVRPLVAALAGARDPFPRPTRATLGEPLPANGPRTDYVRAELRDGLLFAATIQDSSMLATLARATCLVVREPHAPAMAAGESADILVIA from the coding sequence ATGGCCAACCTTCCCCTCCTGCCCGTCGCCGGGGCACAGGCGCGGCTGCTGTCGCTCGCGCCGACGCTCGCCGCGGAACGCCTGCCGCTGGTCGAGGCCGCCGGGCGCTATCTGCGCGCGCCGGCGATCGCCCGCCGCACCCAGCCGGCCGCCGACCTGTCGGCGATGGACGGCTATGCGATCCGCTTCGCCGACATGCCCGGCCCGTGGCGGGTGATCGGCGAGAGCGCCGCCGGCCACGGCTTCGGCGGCGTGGTGGGCGCTGGCGAGGCGGTGCGGATCTTCACCGGCGCGCCGCTGCCGCCGGGCGCCGACACGGTGCTGGTGCAGGAGGAAGCGGCGCGCGACGGCGACATGCTGCGCCTCGCGGGCGAGGGACCGGCCTGCCGCACCCGCAACGTCCGCGCGCGCGGGCTGGATTTCCACGAGGGCGACATGCTGGGCACGGCGGGCGATCTGCTGACCCCCGCCCGCCTCGCGCTGGCCGCCACCGGGGCGGTGCGCGAGGTGGAGGTCGGCCGTCCGGTCCGCGTGGCGCTCGCCGCGACCGGCGACGAGCTGGTCGAGCCGGGCGGCGATGCGCCCGGCCTTCCGGAATCGAACCGGCTGATGCTGCGCGCGATGCTCCGCGACCTGTCGGTGGAGTTCGTCGATCTCGGCATCCTGCCCGACCGGCTCGACGCGCTGGCCCGCGCCTTCGCCGATGTCGCGGCGGACGTGCTGGTCACCACCGGGGGGGCGTCGGTCGGCGACCATGATCTCGTCCGCCCGGCGCTGGAGGCGGCCGGCGCGACAATCGACTTCTGGCGCATCGCGCTGCGCCCCGGCAAGCCGATGATGGCCGGGCGGCGCGGCGACTGCGTGGTCGTCGGGCTGCCGGGCAATCCGGTGTCCGCCTTCGTCACCGGCCTGCTGTTCGTGCGGCCGCTGGTCGCCGCGCTGGCCGGCGCGCGCGATCCCTTCCCGCGTCCGACCCGCGCGACGCTGGGCGAGCCGCTGCCCGCGAACGGCCCGCGCACCGATTATGTCCGCGCGGAGCTGCGCGACGGGTTGCTGTTTGCCGCCACGATCCAGGACAGCTCGATGCTCGCGACATTGGCGCGCGCGACCTGCCTCGTCGTGCGTGAGCCTCATGCCCCGGCGATGGCGGCGGGCGAATCGGCGGATATCCTCGTCATCGCTTGA
- a CDS encoding dihydrolipoamide acetyltransferase family protein has translation MARFNFRLPDIGEGISEAEIVAWHVKVGDRVEEDQQIADMMTDKATVEMESPVSGTVVELAGEVGDQVSIGSTLVVIEIDGEEEAAVEIEEETPGSAVAEPVAVVESVSHPELAAPAPVEAAPAAANNAERSAPKDEAHAAPHVLASPAVRARARDLGIDLAQVKPAEGDRVRHADLDAYLRYASGQGYLAPHASRARADEQVRVIGMRRRIAENMAAAKRHIPHFTYVDEIDVTELERVRADLNAMRGGRPKLTMLPLLIVAICRSLPQFPMLNARYDDEAGVVTRSGRVHLGMATQTDAGLTVPVIRDAQDRNVWQLAAEITRLADAARASRLKPEELGGGTITVTSLGPLGGIATTPVINRPEVAIIGPNKIVERPVFRGDDIVRAKLMNLSISCDHRVVDGWDAASYVQALRKLLETPVLLFAD, from the coding sequence ATGGCGCGTTTCAACTTCCGCCTGCCCGATATCGGCGAAGGCATTTCCGAGGCCGAGATCGTCGCGTGGCACGTCAAGGTCGGCGACCGGGTCGAGGAGGACCAGCAGATCGCCGACATGATGACCGACAAGGCGACGGTCGAGATGGAAAGCCCGGTCTCGGGCACCGTCGTCGAGCTGGCCGGCGAGGTCGGCGATCAGGTGTCGATCGGTTCGACGCTGGTGGTGATCGAGATCGACGGCGAGGAGGAAGCGGCCGTCGAGATCGAGGAGGAGACGCCGGGATCGGCGGTGGCGGAGCCGGTCGCGGTGGTGGAGAGCGTCTCGCACCCGGAACTCGCCGCTCCGGCTCCCGTCGAGGCCGCTCCGGCAGCCGCCAACAACGCGGAGCGTTCTGCGCCGAAGGACGAGGCACATGCGGCTCCCCACGTCCTCGCATCGCCCGCCGTTCGCGCCCGTGCGCGTGATCTCGGCATCGACCTGGCGCAGGTGAAGCCGGCGGAGGGCGATCGCGTCCGCCACGCCGATCTCGACGCCTATCTGCGCTATGCCTCGGGACAGGGCTATCTCGCGCCGCACGCCAGCCGCGCGCGGGCTGACGAGCAGGTCAGGGTGATCGGGATGCGCCGCCGCATCGCCGAGAACATGGCCGCCGCGAAGCGCCACATCCCGCATTTCACCTATGTCGACGAGATCGACGTGACCGAGCTGGAGCGCGTCCGCGCCGATCTCAACGCGATGCGTGGTGGCCGGCCGAAGCTGACGATGCTGCCGCTGCTGATCGTCGCGATCTGCCGCAGCCTGCCGCAATTCCCGATGCTCAACGCGCGCTATGATGACGAGGCGGGCGTGGTTACGCGTTCGGGCCGTGTCCACCTCGGCATGGCGACGCAGACCGATGCGGGCCTGACCGTGCCGGTGATCCGGGACGCGCAGGACAGAAACGTCTGGCAGCTCGCGGCCGAGATTACGCGGCTGGCGGACGCCGCGCGCGCCTCCAGGCTGAAGCCGGAGGAGCTGGGCGGCGGCACGATCACCGTCACCAGCCTCGGCCCGCTCGGCGGCATCGCGACCACCCCCGTCATCAACCGGCCGGAAGTGGCGATCATCGGCCCGAACAAGATCGTCGAGCGCCCGGTGTTCCGTGGCGATGACATCGTGCGGGCGAAGCTGATGAACCTGTCGATCAGCTGCGACCATCGCGTCGTCGACGGATGGGACGCGGCCAGCTACGTCCAGGCGCTCAGGAAGCTGCTCGAAACCCCGGTGCTGCTGTTCGCCGATTGA
- the thpR gene encoding RNA 2',3'-cyclic phosphodiesterase — translation MHRLFVALRPPQAIRAALMRAMGGVPGARWQDDAQLHLTLRFIGEVERPLAEEIALALSGVAAAAPEVALAGVGRFDKRGRTDALWAAVAPHEALAALHRKVDHALVRLGLEPERRAYLPHITLARLPRGAGHGAMIERWLADHATLSSAPFAMDELILYESRLGHDGASYAPVLRHPLGR, via the coding sequence ATGCACCGCCTGTTCGTCGCCCTGCGCCCTCCCCAGGCGATCCGCGCCGCGCTCATGCGGGCGATGGGCGGCGTGCCCGGCGCGCGCTGGCAGGACGATGCCCAGCTCCACCTCACGCTGCGCTTCATCGGCGAGGTCGAGCGGCCGCTGGCGGAGGAGATCGCGCTGGCGCTGTCCGGCGTCGCGGCGGCCGCGCCGGAGGTCGCGCTCGCCGGCGTCGGCCGGTTCGACAAGCGCGGGCGGACCGATGCGCTGTGGGCGGCGGTCGCCCCGCACGAGGCGCTGGCGGCGCTCCACCGCAAGGTCGATCACGCGCTGGTGCGGCTCGGACTGGAGCCGGAGCGGCGTGCCTATCTGCCGCACATCACGCTCGCGCGGCTGCCGCGCGGCGCGGGGCATGGCGCGATGATCGAACGCTGGCTGGCGGATCACGCCACGCTCTCCAGCGCGCCCTTCGCGATGGACGAGCTGATCCTCTACGAAAGCCGGCTCGGGCATGACGGGGCGAGCTATGCCCCGGTGCTGCGCCATCCGCTCGGCCGGTGA
- a CDS encoding Bax inhibitor-1/YccA family protein, with amino-acid sequence MANWSDPRPTAAPFGTSAADTRGAAYDAGLRSYMLSVYNYMASGVLLTGIVALLFASGGRDSMAAQVFMAPGILKYLVIFSPLAFIMVLNFGLNRLSTGAAQMIFWAFAAVMGVSMSTIFLVYTGTSIAITFFATAVAFLSLSLYGYSTKRDLSGFGTFLIMGVVGIIVASLLNLWFKSPAMAMVISAVGVLLFAGLTAYDTQRIKSMYAYVAGTDMVGKMVIMGALSLYLDFVNMFQFLLSFMGNNRN; translated from the coding sequence ATGGCTAACTGGTCCGACCCCCGGCCGACCGCCGCCCCGTTCGGGACGAGCGCCGCCGATACGCGCGGTGCCGCGTATGACGCGGGTCTCCGGTCTTACATGCTGTCGGTCTACAATTACATGGCGTCCGGCGTGTTGCTGACCGGGATCGTGGCGCTGCTGTTCGCCAGCGGCGGGCGCGACAGCATGGCCGCGCAGGTGTTCATGGCGCCCGGCATCCTGAAATATCTCGTTATCTTCTCGCCGCTCGCCTTCATCATGGTGCTGAACTTCGGGCTGAACCGCCTGTCGACCGGCGCGGCGCAGATGATCTTCTGGGCCTTCGCCGCCGTGATGGGCGTGTCGATGTCGACGATCTTCCTCGTCTATACCGGCACCTCGATCGCCATCACCTTCTTCGCCACCGCCGTCGCCTTCCTGTCGCTCAGCCTCTACGGCTATTCGACGAAGCGCGACCTGTCGGGTTTCGGCACCTTCCTCATCATGGGCGTGGTCGGCATCATCGTCGCCTCGCTGCTCAACCTGTGGTTCAAGTCGCCCGCGATGGCGATGGTCATCAGCGCGGTCGGCGTGCTGCTGTTCGCCGGCCTCACCGCCTATGACACGCAGCGGATCAAGAGCATGTATGCCTATGTCGCCGGCACCGACATGGTCGGCAAGATGGTCATCATGGGCGCGCTGTCGCTCTACCTCGACTTCGTCAACATGTTCCAGTTCCTGCTGTCCTTCATGGGCAACAACCGCAACTGA
- a CDS encoding PilZ domain-containing protein — translation MTARAKPKDARRAPRSPVECRATARVAVSVELLDASVNGIRARLSIPLPVGTTLKMGLPGGVQRHARIIWSTDGEIGCEFLAPLSSEELESLLAATPDARPR, via the coding sequence ATGACCGCCCGCGCCAAGCCCAAGGATGCCCGTCGCGCCCCGCGCTCGCCAGTAGAGTGCCGCGCGACCGCGCGCGTCGCCGTCTCGGTCGAGCTGCTCGACGCATCGGTCAACGGCATCCGCGCGCGCCTGTCGATTCCGCTGCCGGTCGGCACCACGCTGAAGATGGGATTGCCGGGCGGGGTGCAGCGCCATGCGCGGATCATCTGGAGCACTGATGGCGAGATCGGCTGCGAGTTCCTCGCGCCGCTGTCGAGCGAGGAACTGGAGTCGCTGCTCGCCGCGACGCCGGACGCGCGCCCGCGCTGA
- a CDS encoding ComEC/Rec2 family competence protein, with protein sequence MALQTLATLAIERWLEAERDQLALWLPVFLGAGVILWFALPDPRAWIAAILLALSVAAFAVALGRGGRAGRSVAIAGVALAAGMALVWWKAEQAAAPVLPRAMVVRFEARVERVQPLPARGLVRLTLMPTRWLDRAPDPAPTRIRVNLALADSPAGIAEGAIVAMRARLMPPAPPAVPGAYDFARVAWFDGLGATGRGLAPVTILSGGGSEGEGLRVRLSRHIHERLEGSAGGIAAALATGDTGAITDTDAEAMRRSGLAHLLSVSGLHITAAVGIAMLLAARLLALSPRLALTGQVPVLAGLVGAAAAIGYTLLTGSEVPTIRSCVAALLVLGAMALGREAVTLRLVAAGAFVVALLWPESLIGPSFQLSFAAVTTIVALHEHPAVRRWFMKRDEGWGAKLLREGGSLLLTGLVIEIALMPIAVYHFHRAGIYGAVANIVAIPLTTFVVMPLEALALLFDAAGLGMPFWWLAGKALALLLWIARTTAGAPGSVTALPAMPGGAYALMAAGGLWLALWRTRWRRLGTVPLAIGASWALATPAPDLLVTGDGRHVAVRTARGDLAVLRDRAGDYVRGMLAENAGTEDDPLPLSDQPDATCSRDACVIAREAGGRRWRILATRSGYLPPWRDMVEACRAADIAISDRRLPAACAPRWLRLDRPALARSGGVALTLATGRIATVRSQGDRHPWMATAVPPTPPRFRTRPARR encoded by the coding sequence GTGGCGCTTCAAACCTTAGCAACCCTCGCCATCGAACGATGGCTGGAGGCCGAGCGCGATCAACTCGCGCTGTGGCTGCCGGTGTTCCTGGGCGCGGGCGTGATCCTGTGGTTCGCGCTGCCCGATCCGCGCGCGTGGATCGCGGCGATCCTGCTGGCGCTCTCCGTGGCGGCGTTCGCGGTGGCGCTGGGGCGTGGCGGTCGCGCCGGGCGCAGCGTCGCGATCGCCGGGGTGGCGCTGGCGGCGGGCATGGCGCTCGTGTGGTGGAAGGCGGAGCAGGCGGCGGCCCCCGTGCTGCCGCGCGCGATGGTGGTGCGGTTCGAGGCGCGGGTCGAGCGGGTGCAGCCGCTGCCTGCGCGCGGGCTGGTGCGCCTGACGCTGATGCCGACGCGCTGGCTCGATCGCGCGCCCGATCCGGCGCCGACCCGCATCCGCGTCAATCTCGCCTTGGCCGATTCGCCTGCCGGCATCGCCGAGGGCGCGATCGTGGCGATGCGCGCGCGCCTGATGCCGCCCGCGCCGCCGGCCGTGCCGGGCGCCTATGATTTCGCGCGGGTCGCGTGGTTCGACGGGCTTGGCGCAACCGGGCGCGGGCTGGCGCCGGTGACGATCCTGTCCGGCGGGGGGAGCGAGGGAGAGGGGCTGCGCGTCCGCCTCTCGCGCCATATCCATGAGCGGCTGGAGGGCAGCGCGGGCGGGATCGCGGCGGCGCTCGCGACCGGCGACACCGGCGCGATCACCGACACGGATGCGGAGGCGATGCGGCGATCGGGGCTTGCGCATCTGCTGTCGGTCAGCGGCCTGCACATCACCGCCGCCGTGGGGATCGCGATGCTGCTCGCCGCGCGCCTGCTCGCGCTCAGCCCGCGGCTGGCGCTGACCGGGCAGGTGCCGGTGCTGGCCGGGCTGGTCGGCGCGGCGGCGGCGATCGGCTATACCCTGCTGACCGGCAGCGAGGTGCCGACGATCCGCAGTTGCGTGGCCGCGCTGCTGGTGCTCGGCGCGATGGCGCTGGGGCGCGAGGCGGTGACGCTGCGGCTGGTCGCGGCGGGGGCGTTCGTGGTGGCGCTGCTGTGGCCCGAATCGCTGATCGGGCCGAGCTTCCAGCTTTCCTTCGCGGCGGTGACGACGATCGTCGCGCTCCACGAGCATCCCGCCGTCCGGCGCTGGTTCATGAAGCGCGACGAGGGCTGGGGCGCGAAGCTGCTGCGCGAGGGCGGGTCGCTGCTGCTCACCGGGCTGGTGATCGAGATCGCGCTGATGCCGATCGCGGTCTATCACTTCCATCGCGCGGGGATTTACGGGGCGGTGGCGAATATCGTCGCGATCCCGCTCACCACCTTCGTCGTGATGCCGCTGGAGGCGCTGGCGCTGCTGTTCGACGCGGCGGGGCTGGGGATGCCGTTCTGGTGGCTCGCCGGCAAGGCGCTGGCGCTGCTGCTGTGGATCGCGCGGACCACCGCCGGCGCGCCCGGTTCGGTGACGGCGCTGCCCGCGATGCCCGGCGGGGCCTATGCGCTGATGGCGGCGGGCGGGCTGTGGCTGGCGCTGTGGCGGACGCGCTGGCGGCGGCTCGGCACGGTGCCGCTCGCGATCGGCGCGAGCTGGGCGCTGGCGACGCCCGCGCCGGACCTGCTCGTCACCGGCGACGGGCGGCATGTCGCGGTCCGCACCGCGCGCGGCGACCTCGCCGTGCTGCGTGACCGCGCCGGGGATTATGTACGCGGGATGCTGGCCGAGAATGCCGGCACGGAGGACGATCCGCTGCCGCTCTCCGACCAGCCCGATGCGACATGCAGCCGCGACGCCTGCGTGATCGCGCGCGAGGCGGGCGGGCGGCGCTGGCGCATCCTCGCGACGCGTAGCGGCTACCTGCCGCCGTGGCGCGACATGGTGGAGGCGTGCCGCGCGGCGGATATCGCGATCAGCGACCGCCGCCTGCCCGCCGCCTGCGCGCCGCGCTGGCTGCGGCTAGACCGCCCGGCGCTGGCGAGAAGCGGCGGCGTGGCCTTGACCCTCGCCACCGGCAGGATCGCCACGGTGCGCTCGCAGGGGGACCGGCACCCGTGGATGGCGACGGCCGTCCCACCGACGCCGCCCCGGTTCAGGACCAGACCGGCGCGGCGGTAG